GCGCCTCTGCGATAGCACAGGTAGATACATAAAGTCATCACGTCACCACCATGAAGTTTCTAAAAAAATCtaagagggatgggagggatcAACTTGCTAAAACGCAGCATCTTTTAGAGTTTCAGGGCAGTATGATGGACAACTAATTACTGTGTATTTCTACTTAATCACAGTCTATCTAGTGAGATTAATGTTTACTGTGCTGCCAGCGTTGGTCTATAGAATTATTTCGAAACTGAGAACTAGGGAGCGAAGAGACAAGCTGGCAACCTCACCGCACTTTCACTTCCTACGGATTTCTTTCTTGCCGTTCAGTACTGCATTGAGATCTCGCACGGGGAGTCGTGTGGCCGCGCCCGAGACCCATTCCTCAACATGCTCAAGTCACCTCTTCTCTTAGCCTCCCCAGTGTTCAGCGTATGAGTGACGAGCgcgataaaacaagaaaacaaagaaaatgagaagtatTGTGGATATATAGAAGCGGAAATACTTTAAAATTCACCAATATGCCAAGGCCgcgaggtggtggtagtggtggtgatggtgtttgggtgtgtgtggtggtgatgacacttACGGTGCTATGGGGGACTAGTGAAGTGACAGCAGAACCAAAATTTGAATGTCCACCCACAACCAAGTATTTCTTCCCTTGTAACTGCacgggagggggagagagaggtatataTATAAGCTGCGATAACACGAATCTCGCCTCTATAGCAGTGGGCCTCGCTAACATCAGGCTGCCAGTGGAGGAGCTTCGCATGAATAAATGTCACTTCAAGAAGCTGTACGGCGATGTATTCAACAACGTCCTTCTCATTAATCTGGTGATCGAGGACACGCCCttggaggaaataggaaaagatgtGTTCAGGCCAATCAGTGACACTCTCACTGTGCTCAAGATCCACAGGGCGCCCATCACCACTGTGCCCACGGCCGCCCTCTCACACCTCAAGGAACTGAAGGTGAGGGAAGCGTCTTTATATGTGTGTCTATTGATTCTTAGATGAAGTGTTGAAATGCTcagttttcttatctttaatttttcaacGTGGAAATCAAAGTGACAATTAATGAAAAAGCAAATATAATATCGGCATTAATTTGATATATTAAAATGATTAAATGATTAGTAAGTAAAgcagtttattttcatttatttatctttttaatatgATAAAGTATTTGAATGATGTtaagctctccctccctcaaatttaaagaaaagtataaattaCGTGAGAAACAACAGTGGAACCTAAAAAAATCGTAGAAATAAACTCCGTAATGTAAGCCAAATAGAACATAAATAGCGAGAGTGCAGGTAATACTAAGtacagtacaacacacacacacacacacacacggatgaatCAAAAGTCCTTGAACTCTAACCTTTGATCACTCCAACTCATTACTTCCCGCTTGTCCCGTTACAATTATCCTCTCTTCCACTGCCACTCCCCAGCCAGCATGTCCGCACCTCTCCCCACAGCTATAATATTGATCTCtctccaccactgccactcaTCTCCCAAACACGAcctcacctctttccttctacCTCACCTTATACATATCCCTGTTCCAGTTTGATCTTATATATGTTTCACCATCCAGTATGTTTAttctattgcacacacacacacacacacacacacacacacacacacacacacacacactagtaattattttttatttagtgtcGATATATTTGTTTATGATTAGCGACTCACGGAACAGGATCTTTTCACCCAGTTTTGGCTcagggtccgtattcagaaaagctttgctctgtcaccacgactattttcacaggccacagagatgaatagcgggattctcaagagtgtttcttcagtaaataatgtagaaatcttgtcactctgcctctaacaccgtaaaaaaaatacctaaaaaCTTGTGTACACTGAAATAAAACCTGAAATAATGGAGATGAAGTACAGAAGTCTTTCAGAATACGAGCACAGACACGTACTTTGAAGAAATCTACCCTATTCTCTCACACAGTCAATTGAAACCAGATCTCAACTCACGTATTCttgacctttttctttttccctttgccTCCTCAGCTGCTGGAAATCACGCAAGCCAACCTGACCACAATACCCTCCGCCGCCTTCGCTGGACTGAAAAACCTCGTTATCCTTACCCTGAGTAACTGCAGTCTGAATAATATACACAAGAATTCTCTGCAGgtatgtattgagagagagagagagagagagagagagagagagagagagacttctttttcttaattttagaTAACAATATACTCTCGTATTTCAAGCTTTTAATTGTTTGTATTATCTCCTTTAGAAATTCACGGTCTGGCTTTTTAACCTACAGCTATAGAAGATATCACGAGTTAATTAATGTCTCGCCTGTTAGATGCTTGTATTGTCGTAATTTGTgtgaaaaaacaataataatgaatgataaataataaataaataaataataaacaatgataTCTTTTcatacacttaaccccttcaatactgaggacacatttttaccttgagatttgtgtgcgattagaccattttattgacattaggaacggtctatggaggtcagaagattaatggtcagaatcttcactatcttaatccctcacatgagtttctgaaggtgtataaaatcactaaatagtacgcaggtgaatatggaaacgcattatagcactgaaggggttaagatcaaaatattgtcattatttataaaaaaaaaaaaaaaaaataataagacgtGGACAACTTTGAATCTCACAATTTATGAATACCGTTTTATATACTTAAgatcaacatattttttttcactcctttctgtATGTTAGATATTTGTTATACGTACAgcatcattcattcagtcagtcatacAATCCTAAATATTTCTCCTGACTCATCTATTCAACTTCCTTAGGGCCTCACCAACCTGAAGAAGATCAACCTGAGCTACAACAACCTGAAGAATGTCCCCAATGGAGTGTTCAGGGGCAAGAGGCAGATGAAGGTGCTCGATCTGGCTCACAACAAGTTTAACAAGCTGGATTCAAAGTACTTCCAGGTATAGCAGACTGAAAAGTGttacattggtggtggtggtagtagtagtagtagtagtagtagtagtagtagtagtagtagcagtagcagttgtagaagtagcaacaacaatgataaagatgatgataacaataataatagtaataataataataataataataataataataataataataataataataataataacaacaacagcaatataaCTAATTCTCTCCACTACACCCAACAATTGTTCTTCATTTAATAACGACAGTAACAATACCACTTCTCCATTTCACACTCTAATTAATCACCACTCTTACCTTTCACCTTCAAATTCTGAGCAATAGCACCACAGCACATACATTCTACACTTTTTACTTCTTACCTTTATTTTATCTCCAAGTTGCCTTCCTCTATCTGATCCAATGACACTCTTCACAGGATATcaacctttattttctctcctagttgccttcctccatctcatccCATGTATCTCTTCACAGGATATCAATCAGCTGACGTGGTGCAACATGTCACACAACGAAATCAAGAACTTTGGCAGGAACCCCTTTGCCCGCAACCAGGTCCTCGGGTGGCTGTCCCTCTCCCACAATCAGCTCACGAAGATTGACGCCCGCACCTTCAGATCCATGCGTTTCATGCGCCGTCTTTACCTGAGTGACAACAATATTACAtcggttagtgtgtgtgtgtgtgtgtgtgttttatttttcttatctaatttatttttacAGGATCAACTTAAGCTTATAGTGTCctatctttttgttattttttcatatttatattcGCAGTACGTATGTTCCTTGTATATACACAATTTCTTCAGCCAATGTAGATATTCCAAAGGCTGATTGCTCTGTAAGGAAAACCATatatttccacatttttctttgttcttcttttatacAATTTTTATTCTGTCTTCTTAGTGttgatgtgtatgtgtgaatgtgtgtgcctTATCAagttacatttatttatagtcCAAAGCCTATtaattcttcatcttgttctctATTCCAAGtactttttatgtttctttgtgtgAGGCGCTTTTTGTATGTCACGctacaccttccctttcttGTGCCCATCTCTCTTTTTGTCACAAGAATAATAtatgatttcttttttgtttctctttgatTCTTTTCCATACTTATTTTGTAATGAACGTCTCACTCTGTCCAATTCTATTGCAGCAGTTTTtgcctcacactttcctcttcctttcaggTTGGCCGCGGTGCCTTCGGAAACATTCGGAGGATAGCCACAATTGACCTTGCACGGAACCAGCTGCCAGCTGTGGACGGAAGAATCTTTGTGGACTTTGAGTTTTGTGAAGAAATCAACTTAGCAGAAAACAAGATACGAACTATAAAGAGTAATGCCTTTGTCAACTTGTTCCTAGTAGCTGTCAACATAAGTCACAACCAGATCGACACAATAGAGCCAGATGCATTTGTCAATACTAGGAACATCACTATACTTGACCTCTCGTATAACAACATCAGCAAGATACCCAAGGAATCTTTCCCGGGAGAATACAGTTACATGACAGACTTACGGTTACAGTTTAATAACATCTCCACGCTGGCAGATGTTCCCTTCCACTTCTCAGGTGTGAAGATCGTTAACCTCACCTATAACAGACTTGAGCACATCCCCAGAAGAACGTTTCCAAAGTTATATGAACTTCACACACTCGATTTCAGCCATAATCGACTAAATAAGATAGACAGAAGTGTGTTTTCCAACCTCTACTCTATCCGGCAAATGGATTTCAGCTACAACAACATGACAACTCTCTTTGGAAGCATCTTTGGCACCCTTCCAACACTTCTCAAACTGGACATATCACATAATAGGATAAACAGAATCGCTCGTGCCATGTTTGCAAACCTGGTGTCTCTTCGGGAGCTTTTCCTGAACAACAATGAGATAAGTACCATTCCTTTGATCCCACAGTCCCTCAATTACCTCCACCTGTCCCACAACAATCTCTCCAGCCTTCCATCAGCACACACTTGGCCTCAGATGAACGCTCTTCTTTACCTGGATCTGGATGATAATGAACTTGGTGACACTCTGGAATCTGGCTCCTTCCGTAACCTGAACTCTCTGCGATACTTGAAACTACGTAATAACTCCATCACAACTCCCCCTTGGCAGGCATTTGCAGAGCTACAGACCATCCAGTATTTGTATCTTGACCACAATAAGATACAGAATTTAACCCGGGGTGCCTTTGGTCGTCTCCCAGTGGTGTTTGAGTTGTCTCTATCGCATAATGGCATGAGGAACATAAGTAAGCAATCATTTGAGGGCCTACTGCAGCTACTAATGCTTAATCTCTCCAGCAATGCCCTCTATCATATCCCCAATGAAGCATTCCGAGGGTGTGTCTCTATGCAGTCCATTGATCTGTCTCATAATTTCCTGAAAAAGATTGACAATGAAACAAATGGACTCCTGGATGACCTGCTCTCCATCCGCCACATCAACGTCTCACACAACCAGTTCGGCACAGTGTCCAAGAAAATGTTCCCATACCACAAATGGATCCCGTACAATGTTCAAACAGTCGACATGAGCTACAACATGATGCCCGTGCTACACAAGAACCTCCTCATTGGGTTACAGAACGTGAAAAAACTCAATATCTCACACAATATCGTCAACATCATTCGTCCAAGTGTCATTGGTAACCTGACCTATCTGGAGGTTCTGGATCTCTCTTATAATGACCTTGAAGCCCTAGGGAACAGTGTGTTTGGGAGAGGGAAATCCCTACGTGAGGTGCATCTACAGCACAACCATCTCATCTCCATCCCAGCACCTGTCTTCATGTCCAACGAGAACCTTACCTACCTGGATGTACGAAATAACAACCTTCACGTTTACTATGAAATATTTGTTCCTCGAGTGATCAACGGAACAAGGATCAGATATTCGGAGAACCCAGTGGAGTGTGACTGTACCCTCCGCAGAGTGAGAGCCTGGCTGGACACCTGGCTTGGCTCTGAGAAGTGGCAGGATATAGTGTGTGCAAGCCCTCTGCATCTCACTGGTCGGTCGTTACCCTCAATATCAGAGGAGGAGTTGAGGTGCAATGATGACCGTCGAGCCAGTGATCTATACCAGGTGAGTAACACAtctttatttaccttctttcaaattaatctttccttatattttccccacttagtattatttttgttaaattTACTATATAATTGTGTTATATTCCTCCATTCTGAAGTCTCTCTTAAGAGTACGCTCTACTTTCAAGCAATTCTTCTATACTAATGcctctccattctttttttcacatttaccTTTAGTTGGTGTAAACATTTTTCTAAACCTGTATGACAATTAATCCATTTAATTTCACATTTATCATCTTCAGTAACTTTTGACATCCTTGAAAAAATCTAAACTCTTTTTTAATCTACCACAGCATCTCATTCACCTCAACCAGTCTCTCAACACTATTCCAACCACACAGGTCAACCCAGACATACGCTTTCGGCTGTCAGGACATAACCCAGACCAGATGGAGAAGCTGGATGTGTCCTGGTATGTCACCACCCAGGAGGACGTTGGTGGCTTCAATGTGACTGTGTACAACATGACCTCTGGCAAGAATATCGCCTCCAGCGTCCTCTCCTACTCCAGCAGACGGGAGAAATTTTCCGAAGTGCCAAGAGGAAGGTGAGTGTTGAGTCGATACATAGACTCCTTcatagatagacaaaaagacACACAAGTAAAGATAGAGAGGGACACAAATTGatgcatatatgtatattttcaaacATTCTAAAACCTGCAGTGCCTTCTATTCCAAGAAATCAGGTAAATTTTCTGAAGTGCCAAgtgagtgttgagagagagagttgacaagTAGATTCACTCATAGACAAGCAAACAGACATAGAAACAAAGATagatatgcatacatacatatatatctttAAACATTCTGAAACGCAGTGTCCTCTCCTACTCCAAAGTGCCTATATAGTGAGTGTTAAAAGAGGGTTAACTTcaagactgagagaaaaaaaaagacaaatggcTGCATACAAAGATACTTTAAACCATCCATAACGTTAAACCCTTCCATCATCTTTACAGGTACAGAGTTTGCATTGGCACCCACGACTCCCTTCAGAAAAAACGTGCCCTCCAGCCAGCCCAGTGTCATGGTTTCTTCGTCAGCCaagcccacacacaccacacccactccATCCCTGCCATGATTCTTGCCCTTGTGCTTCCATTATTACTGATGCGATGATTATATTTTCCCTCCTatcccattctt
This sequence is a window from Portunus trituberculatus isolate SZX2019 chromosome 34, ASM1759143v1, whole genome shotgun sequence. Protein-coding genes within it:
- the LOC123512776 gene encoding chaoptin-like; its protein translation is MPRPRGGGSGGDGVWVCVVVMTLTVLWGTSEVTAEPKFECPPTTKYFFPCNCTGGGERGIYISCDNTNLASIAVGLANIRLPVEELRMNKCHFKKLYGDVFNNVLLINLVIEDTPLEEIGKDVFRPISDTLTVLKIHRAPITTVPTAALSHLKELKLLEITQANLTTIPSAAFAGLKNLVILTLSNCSLNNIHKNSLQGLTNLKKINLSYNNLKNVPNGVFRGKRQMKVLDLAHNKFNKLDSKYFQDINQLTWCNMSHNEIKNFGRNPFARNQVLGWLSLSHNQLTKIDARTFRSMRFMRRLYLSDNNITSVGRGAFGNIRRIATIDLARNQLPAVDGRIFVDFEFCEEINLAENKIRTIKSNAFVNLFLVAVNISHNQIDTIEPDAFVNTRNITILDLSYNNISKIPKESFPGEYSYMTDLRLQFNNISTLADVPFHFSGVKIVNLTYNRLEHIPRRTFPKLYELHTLDFSHNRLNKIDRSVFSNLYSIRQMDFSYNNMTTLFGSIFGTLPTLLKLDISHNRINRIARAMFANLVSLRELFLNNNEISTIPLIPQSLNYLHLSHNNLSSLPSAHTWPQMNALLYLDLDDNELGDTLESGSFRNLNSLRYLKLRNNSITTPPWQAFAELQTIQYLYLDHNKIQNLTRGAFGRLPVVFELSLSHNGMRNISKQSFEGLLQLLMLNLSSNALYHIPNEAFRGCVSMQSIDLSHNFLKKIDNETNGLLDDLLSIRHINVSHNQFGTVSKKMFPYHKWIPYNVQTVDMSYNMMPVLHKNLLIGLQNVKKLNISHNIVNIIRPSVIGNLTYLEVLDLSYNDLEALGNSVFGRGKSLREVHLQHNHLISIPAPVFMSNENLTYLDVRNNNLHVYYEIFVPRVINGTRIRYSENPVECDCTLRRVRAWLDTWLGSEKWQDIVCASPLHLTGRSLPSISEEELRCNDDRRASDLYQVNPDIRFRLSGHNPDQMEKLDVSWYVTTQEDVGGFNVTVYNMTSGKNIASSVLSYSSRREKFSEVPRGRYRVCIGTHDSLQKKRALQPAQCHGFFVSQAHTHHTHSIPAMILALVLPLLLMR